One window of Desulfobacca acetoxidans DSM 11109 genomic DNA carries:
- a CDS encoding cysteine synthase: MVRGCYQNILELIGDTPLVRLNRLNTNPRVQVYVKLEYFNPGGSIKDRVAWEMLRDAEARGDLTPGKTVIEATSGNTGIGLAMVCAVRGFPCLLAMSESASEERKLILKALGAQILLTPASLGTDGAIEEVYRLAREFPDKYYLPDQFNNPSNPMAHYHGTAQEIYDQTEGRVTMVVATLGTSGTLMGLYRRLKELNQAIQIIGVEPYPKHKLQGLKNMKESYKPGIFDKTKADLIINVDDEEAFETARRLAREEGLFLGMSSGAAVAIALKMAQKLDQGLIVAIAPDSGERYLSTPLFAEKARPTLCFFNTEGRSKQAFLPQHLGQASIYTDGPTMDGYLTLTDARRLMVADLLRRYLEYRGYQVKQVVNLTDLDDRTIRGAVAAGLPLNAFTQQYIDEFFADIDALRLKRAEVYPKATDHIDDMVALVKRLLEKGYAYEKLRSVYFDISRFRGYGKLSHVNLEKIRLGKTVDLDDYEKDNPCDFTLLKRAKLGELKLGLYYPTEWGNVRPGWHLECAAMALKHLGESFDIVTGGSNLIFPHHENVIAICEAVSGKPLARYWLHNESVLGVMAAAEESEGPTTVRRLFQTGVWGVDLRFLLLATHYRKTLHLSNEALDAARRSRRRLDLFLERLNRVNGGKPEGDLPERLARLESEFTAALDDDLNIAGALAALFNFQREINIWMDRGRLAEAEAEAIIDQFRQFDRVLGVMNFPTPAPTDAAIEEKLREREEARGRQDFARADEIRQELAVLGIEVLDTPTGPAWRRR, translated from the coding sequence GTGGTGAGGGGCTGCTACCAGAATATCTTGGAACTCATCGGGGATACCCCCCTGGTGCGATTGAACCGCCTGAACACCAATCCGCGGGTGCAGGTTTACGTCAAGTTAGAATACTTTAATCCGGGTGGGTCCATTAAGGATCGTGTAGCGTGGGAGATGCTGCGCGACGCCGAAGCCAGAGGTGATCTCACACCCGGTAAAACGGTTATCGAGGCCACCAGCGGCAATACCGGTATCGGTCTGGCCATGGTCTGCGCCGTCAGGGGTTTCCCCTGTCTTTTGGCTATGTCCGAATCGGCGAGCGAGGAGCGGAAGCTCATCCTCAAAGCCCTCGGAGCCCAGATCCTGCTGACTCCGGCGTCCCTCGGAACTGATGGCGCTATCGAGGAGGTCTATCGGCTGGCCCGGGAGTTCCCCGATAAATATTATCTGCCGGATCAATTTAACAATCCCAGTAATCCCATGGCCCACTACCATGGAACGGCGCAGGAAATTTATGATCAGACCGAAGGCCGGGTCACGATGGTGGTGGCTACTTTAGGGACCTCCGGTACGCTCATGGGGCTTTATCGGCGGCTCAAGGAACTTAATCAGGCCATCCAGATCATCGGCGTCGAGCCCTACCCCAAACATAAGCTGCAAGGCTTGAAGAATATGAAGGAATCGTACAAGCCTGGAATCTTTGATAAGACCAAGGCCGATCTGATCATTAATGTGGATGATGAGGAGGCCTTTGAGACCGCCCGTCGGCTGGCCCGGGAAGAAGGACTGTTCTTAGGCATGAGTTCCGGCGCCGCCGTCGCCATTGCCTTAAAAATGGCCCAGAAGCTCGACCAGGGTCTGATTGTGGCCATTGCCCCGGATAGTGGCGAACGATATCTGTCCACCCCGTTGTTTGCGGAAAAAGCCAGGCCGACCTTATGTTTTTTTAACACCGAGGGGCGGAGCAAGCAGGCCTTTCTGCCTCAACACTTGGGCCAGGCGAGTATTTACACTGATGGCCCCACCATGGACGGCTATCTGACCCTGACGGACGCCCGGCGGCTGATGGTAGCGGATTTACTCAGACGGTATTTGGAGTATCGGGGCTATCAGGTGAAACAGGTCGTCAACCTCACTGATCTGGATGACCGCACCATCCGGGGTGCGGTAGCTGCCGGTCTGCCCTTGAACGCCTTCACCCAACAGTATATAGATGAGTTTTTTGCCGATATCGATGCCTTGCGGCTGAAGCGGGCTGAGGTCTACCCTAAAGCCACGGATCACATCGATGATATGGTGGCCCTGGTCAAGCGCCTGCTGGAAAAGGGCTATGCTTATGAAAAACTGCGCTCGGTATATTTCGATATCTCCCGTTTCAGAGGCTACGGGAAACTCTCGCATGTCAACCTGGAAAAGATCCGCTTGGGGAAGACGGTGGATCTGGATGACTACGAGAAGGACAATCCTTGCGATTTCACGCTGCTGAAACGGGCGAAGCTGGGGGAGCTGAAACTGGGTTTGTACTATCCCACGGAATGGGGGAACGTGCGCCCCGGGTGGCATCTCGAATGCGCCGCCATGGCCCTGAAACACCTGGGTGAGTCCTTTGATATTGTTACCGGCGGCTCAAATCTGATTTTCCCACATCATGAAAACGTCATCGCTATCTGTGAAGCCGTTTCCGGTAAACCTTTAGCACGATATTGGCTGCATAATGAATCAGTGTTGGGGGTCATGGCCGCTGCGGAGGAAAGCGAGGGGCCGACGACAGTGCGCCGCCTTTTTCAGACCGGGGTCTGGGGGGTGGACCTCAGATTCTTGCTGCTGGCTACCCACTACCGCAAAACCTTGCACCTGTCAAACGAGGCTTTGGATGCCGCCCGCCGGTCCCGTCGGCGGCTGGACCTTTTTCTGGAGCGCCTCAACCGGGTGAACGGCGGGAAGCCGGAAGGAGATTTGCCGGAGCGGCTGGCCAGGCTGGAAAGTGAATTCACCGCGGCTTTGGATGACGACTTGAATATCGCCGGAGCCCTGGCAGCACTCTTCAATTTTCAACGGGAAATCAATATCTGGATGGATCGGGGGCGGCTGGCCGAGGCCGAGGCGGAGGCTATTATTGATCAGTTCCGGCAGTTTGACCGGGTGTTGGGGGTGATGAATTTTCCCACCCCGGCCCCGACGGATGCGGCCATCGAAGAGAAACTGCGGGAGCGGGAAGAGGCTCGTGGGCGGCAGGATTTCGCTCGGGCCGATGAAATTCGCCAGGAATTGGCGGTCCTGGGCATCGAAGTGCTGGACACCCCCACCGGACCGGCCTGGCGGCGGCGCTGA
- a CDS encoding glycosyltransferase family 9 protein: protein MVGPAADIRIPAQANRIFVWHRGAVGDIILAGPALQTVAAHYPAARFTLVGKPNRMSLLVPTLPVEQIWDAQRAIWLDLFQAGGPIDPKLRAGLAEFDLALVFTPQRSPEFLNRCRQAGPAPLLWLPSFPVACRMPVSSVQTETLQRYGIQRYPAPFQLAMDASELQKAHLWRRAYQHLQGPLTVLAPGSGHPLKNWPWEHFARLAHLLTEQYQARICWVVGPAETGLAEKLRTIFSDHDLHVWDNLPLSTLAARLSLCQLYIGNDSGVTHLAAALNRPKVIALFGPSDPEIWTPLGDQCSCLTSKKSCSPCTSGPEIRCSANICLTDITPDEVLAAIKCITS from the coding sequence ATGGTGGGCCCTGCAGCCGATATCCGGATACCGGCTCAAGCCAATCGGATTTTCGTCTGGCACCGCGGAGCGGTCGGTGACATCATATTAGCCGGTCCGGCGTTGCAGACCGTGGCGGCGCACTATCCAGCAGCCCGATTTACCCTGGTGGGAAAACCGAACCGGATGAGCCTCCTGGTCCCAACCCTGCCGGTAGAACAGATTTGGGACGCCCAGCGAGCAATCTGGCTTGATCTTTTTCAGGCTGGCGGCCCCATCGACCCGAAGCTGCGGGCCGGGCTGGCGGAATTTGATCTGGCCCTGGTGTTTACCCCACAACGCTCGCCAGAATTCCTCAACCGTTGCCGCCAGGCAGGTCCGGCTCCCCTGCTCTGGCTGCCCAGCTTCCCGGTAGCCTGCAGAATGCCAGTTTCCTCAGTCCAGACCGAGACCTTGCAGCGCTATGGCATTCAAAGGTACCCCGCACCTTTTCAGCTTGCCATGGACGCCTCAGAACTGCAAAAGGCTCACCTCTGGCGGCGCGCCTATCAGCACCTGCAAGGACCTCTCACAGTACTGGCGCCCGGCAGCGGTCACCCGCTGAAGAACTGGCCCTGGGAACATTTCGCCAGGTTGGCCCACTTGCTGACGGAACAGTACCAAGCCCGGATATGCTGGGTGGTCGGCCCGGCGGAAACCGGCCTGGCGGAGAAGCTACGAACCATCTTTTCGGACCATGATCTCCATGTCTGGGACAATCTGCCTCTCTCCACCCTGGCCGCACGCCTGTCCCTCTGTCAGCTCTATATCGGCAACGACAGCGGCGTCACCCACCTGGCCGCGGCTCTCAATCGGCCCAAGGTTATTGCCCTTTTTGGTCCCTCCGATCCTGAGATTTGGACCCCTTTAGGAGATCAATGCAGCTGTCTTACCTCAAAGAAATCCTGCTCCCCGTGCACCTCAGGACCGGAAATTCGCTGCTCGGCCAATATCTGCTTAACGGATATTACTCCCGATGAGGTGTTGGCCGCCATCAAATGCATCACCTCATAG
- a CDS encoding formylmethanofuran dehydrogenase, translating to MEARIESAICPGCACLCDDIDVTVVDNRISLADNICLWGASKMFSHQRFHPKKERRRLQQPQIKHRGRWETVVYEDAVNRAAEILSQARKPVIYGLTNSGCWAQEAALTLARRARARLEPADLDFKAPYYQSLMKYGLRWAPLEMIRDEADTFLFWGANPLHSCPRHVVRYSVFSRGRFTERGIEERRTAAVDLHRTELAEFVNIFVQIEPGQELALLEGVRRTVSGQKPTRPVRGVRRLANLLQEASYGVIFFGRGVSYGPTEELLDGLAALTVELNQKAPAILFPLSADFNSVGLYHLLLRELGSPLAPDFSGDTGCSFCAEPVRLQDRDALVVCGADLFWFLTLEQISDLKRRRTPVVVLSPFANRSAGHADVVLPVALAGVEVPEIAYRMDGLPLCLPQLVSSSLPADSQVLQDLAKAL from the coding sequence TTGGAAGCGAGAATCGAATCCGCCATCTGTCCCGGTTGCGCCTGCCTCTGCGATGACATCGATGTTACCGTGGTGGACAACCGTATCTCTCTGGCCGATAATATCTGTCTCTGGGGGGCCAGTAAGATGTTCTCCCACCAGAGATTCCATCCCAAAAAAGAACGCCGCCGACTGCAACAGCCCCAAATAAAACACCGAGGTCGCTGGGAAACGGTCGTTTACGAAGACGCCGTCAACCGGGCGGCCGAAATTTTATCTCAAGCCCGCAAACCCGTTATCTACGGATTGACCAATTCAGGCTGCTGGGCTCAGGAAGCAGCCCTAACTTTGGCCCGCCGCGCTCGAGCCCGGTTGGAACCGGCCGACCTGGATTTCAAAGCTCCATATTATCAGAGTCTCATGAAATATGGTCTGCGTTGGGCCCCCCTGGAGATGATCCGGGATGAAGCTGATACTTTTCTTTTCTGGGGGGCAAATCCTCTCCATTCCTGCCCTCGTCATGTAGTGCGGTATTCCGTTTTTTCCCGAGGGAGATTCACCGAACGCGGCATCGAAGAGCGTCGCACTGCCGCAGTGGATCTGCACCGCACGGAGCTGGCAGAGTTTGTAAATATATTCGTTCAGATCGAACCCGGCCAAGAACTTGCCCTCCTGGAAGGTGTGCGGCGTACGGTATCAGGGCAGAAGCCAACCCGACCGGTGCGCGGTGTTCGCCGATTGGCCAATCTTCTCCAAGAGGCCTCTTATGGGGTCATCTTTTTTGGCCGGGGGGTGAGCTATGGTCCGACTGAGGAGCTTTTGGACGGGCTGGCGGCCCTGACAGTTGAGCTGAACCAGAAGGCGCCGGCTATTCTCTTCCCATTATCGGCCGATTTTAATTCCGTGGGTTTATATCACCTGCTGCTGAGAGAATTGGGCTCTCCCCTGGCTCCGGATTTTAGTGGAGATACGGGTTGTTCCTTTTGTGCGGAACCGGTACGTCTGCAGGATCGAGACGCCTTGGTGGTCTGTGGCGCTGATCTCTTTTGGTTTTTAACACTCGAACAGATAAGTGATTTAAAGCGGCGGCGGACCCCGGTCGTGGTCCTGAGCCCTTTTGCCAACCGTTCCGCGGGGCATGCCGACGTGGTCCTGCCAGTAGCCCTGGCCGGAGTGGAGGTGCCTGAAATTGCTTATCGCATGGATGGATTGCCCCTGTGTCTGCCCCAATTAGTCTCCTCTTCCCTGCCCGCCGACTCTCAGGTGTTGCAGGATCTGGCCAAGGCCCTCTGA
- the cbiM gene encoding cobalt transporter CbiM, translating to MHISEGVLSPAVLAGGAALAVIGTAIGLKKMDYEAIPRVAILSAGFFVATLIHVPVGPVGEHLVLNGLMGLLLGWMAVPAILIALFLQALLFQFGGLTALGVNTVTMAAPAVICFYLFRPWLRRESYAAAIGAFACGATAILLSGLLVAAALISTGKAFLEVAELVLIAHIPIMIIEGVITLFIFQFIKKVRPEMLEGVYA from the coding sequence GTGCATATTTCCGAAGGAGTGTTGAGTCCAGCGGTCTTGGCCGGGGGTGCCGCCTTGGCGGTTATAGGAACCGCCATCGGCCTGAAAAAAATGGACTATGAGGCCATCCCCCGAGTGGCCATCCTTTCTGCCGGTTTTTTTGTGGCTACCCTCATTCACGTTCCGGTAGGGCCGGTAGGGGAGCACCTGGTTCTCAATGGTCTTATGGGACTGTTGCTGGGCTGGATGGCCGTTCCCGCCATCCTTATTGCCCTGTTTTTACAGGCCCTGCTTTTTCAGTTCGGGGGACTGACGGCGTTGGGGGTAAATACCGTGACCATGGCGGCGCCGGCGGTTATCTGTTTTTATCTATTCCGGCCTTGGTTGCGCCGAGAGAGTTACGCTGCGGCCATAGGGGCTTTTGCCTGTGGCGCCACTGCTATTCTGTTGAGCGGGTTGCTGGTGGCCGCCGCTTTGATCTCCACCGGCAAGGCATTTCTCGAAGTGGCCGAATTGGTCCTCATCGCCCATATCCCTATCATGATTATTGAGGGAGTCATCACGCTGTTCATATTCCAGTTTATTAAAAAAGTTCGGCCTGAAATGTTGGAGGGAGTATATGCCTAA
- a CDS encoding amidohydrolase family protein, producing the protein MRLVIRGGKVFDPGSGWDGEEQDLFIQDDRIVAQLDDWDQVIAAQGLAVTPAAIDLRSPAAGYGQNYLRLWGCLPTPQELGETYALQGYTHIHEPFLTLATANYVHRELAAIPIVDTSASFLLNLREMDIWFKAADKLPEVIAAGAYLVEHTRTLNLRVVEPFIRYRQDFYIHRTLSTEAVLAVLVELADSLDSRIILETTPELLLLSPAPQKFHLAALGPALVNDEVMDRASQLLEAGMSADMGLLPPVRQPDSSKLPVKIDLGWFQPFHLTACPEPDAGRRILQVALAGRRDNLAFSAASLLHTPVASLPLLVSWLTEPTVRQRDWGEVLPEQAYSFQDWLWSTRTLPAKHLGLADRGHLRPGARADVAMYDLPPDGNPAPWQENSVRCRVLLKAGEIVVNNYQLVAPQVGKATFYRGTGGKTNQLVADICQYRSFRPENLWVQPHLGVHWQQVA; encoded by the coding sequence ATGCGTTTAGTCATTCGGGGGGGGAAGGTTTTTGATCCAGGCTCCGGTTGGGACGGGGAGGAGCAAGACCTCTTCATTCAAGATGACCGCATTGTGGCTCAATTAGACGATTGGGACCAGGTCATTGCGGCCCAGGGCCTGGCGGTGACACCGGCAGCCATAGATCTGCGTTCTCCGGCTGCCGGCTATGGGCAAAATTACCTCCGTTTGTGGGGTTGCCTGCCGACCCCGCAAGAGTTGGGGGAGACCTACGCCCTCCAAGGTTATACTCATATACATGAACCTTTTTTAACCCTGGCAACTGCCAATTATGTTCATCGGGAGCTGGCCGCTATTCCCATTGTAGACACTTCGGCTTCGTTCCTGCTCAATCTGCGTGAGATGGATATTTGGTTCAAGGCGGCGGACAAACTGCCGGAGGTCATCGCCGCCGGCGCCTATCTGGTGGAACATACCCGGACGCTGAATCTGCGTGTAGTGGAGCCATTTATTCGCTATCGCCAGGACTTTTATATTCATCGCACCCTGTCCACCGAGGCAGTTTTAGCGGTGTTGGTTGAACTGGCGGATTCACTGGACAGTCGCATTATTCTGGAGACGACTCCGGAACTGCTTCTTCTGAGCCCCGCTCCGCAAAAGTTTCATCTGGCGGCATTGGGACCGGCCTTGGTGAACGACGAGGTGATGGATCGAGCCTCTCAATTGTTGGAGGCTGGTATGAGTGCCGATATGGGTCTTCTTCCTCCGGTGCGGCAGCCAGATTCCTCGAAATTGCCGGTGAAGATTGATCTGGGCTGGTTTCAACCTTTCCATCTTACTGCTTGCCCGGAGCCGGATGCTGGCCGTCGCATCCTTCAGGTCGCCTTAGCCGGCCGAAGGGATAATCTGGCATTTTCGGCGGCGAGCTTGCTGCACACCCCGGTGGCGAGTCTTCCCCTTTTAGTCTCCTGGCTGACAGAACCGACCGTTCGGCAACGGGATTGGGGTGAGGTTTTGCCGGAGCAGGCGTATTCCTTTCAGGATTGGCTCTGGTCCACCCGAACCCTGCCGGCTAAGCATCTGGGACTTGCCGATCGGGGCCACCTCCGTCCGGGTGCCAGAGCGGATGTGGCCATGTATGACCTTCCCCCCGATGGGAACCCGGCGCCCTGGCAGGAAAACTCGGTCCGCTGCCGTGTGCTCTTGAAGGCCGGGGAAATTGTAGTCAACAATTACCAGCTCGTTGCCCCCCAGGTTGGCAAAGCTACTTTCTATCGCGGCACCGGTGGGAAGACAAATCAATTGGTTGCTGACATCTGTCAGTACCGGAGCTTCCGCCCGGAAAACCTTTGGGTGCAACCACATCTGGGTGTTCATTGGCAACAGGTGGCCTGA
- a CDS encoding universal stress protein: MIVIEKILFPVDLSESVNSFIPYVVTMTRKFNATLYIATVTPDVSSITSFFVPHTDIRSLQYEVQQGAAHHIKALADRLEGVERVEVCVLVGDPADQIIDLARQEEIDLIIMGTRGRSGLQKSIFGSVCDRVIRSAICPVFSISPMD; the protein is encoded by the coding sequence GTGATCGTTATCGAAAAAATTCTTTTCCCGGTGGACCTGAGCGAATCGGTTAACTCATTTATTCCCTACGTCGTAACCATGACTAGAAAATTTAACGCCACCCTGTATATCGCCACGGTTACTCCCGATGTCTCCTCCATAACTTCTTTTTTTGTCCCCCATACTGATATACGGAGCCTGCAGTACGAAGTTCAGCAGGGTGCAGCCCACCACATTAAGGCCTTGGCCGACCGTCTCGAAGGAGTGGAACGGGTGGAGGTCTGCGTCTTGGTCGGCGATCCCGCCGATCAGATCATCGATCTTGCCCGCCAGGAAGAAATTGATCTCATCATCATGGGGACCCGCGGCCGTAGCGGGCTGCAAAAAAGCATCTTCGGCAGCGTCTGCGACAGGGTTATCAGGAGCGCCATCTGTCCGGTCTTTTCCATCTCTCCGATGGACTGA
- a CDS encoding energy-coupling factor ABC transporter ATP-binding protein, producing MTEPLIQAHNLSFTYPGAPKPVLHNFDFQLLPGKKLGLVGPNGSGKTTLLSLIMGLLRPQAGSIFIFGQEMKKEKDFIEVRQKVGLLFQNADDQLFCPTVLEDVAFGPLNQGKTPAEAIEIARNTMANLGLAGFEDRVTYKLSGGEKKLVSLATVLAMQPQVLLLDEPTAGLDEDTKHRLIHILQDLTIPFVIVSHENDFLHHTVKECCHVHATFCEIIPIN from the coding sequence ATGACCGAACCATTGATTCAAGCGCACAATCTATCGTTCACCTATCCCGGCGCTCCCAAGCCGGTTCTCCATAATTTCGACTTTCAGCTCCTGCCCGGCAAGAAGTTAGGGCTCGTCGGTCCTAATGGCAGTGGCAAGACCACTCTGTTATCTCTGATTATGGGACTGTTGCGCCCCCAGGCGGGTAGTATCTTTATCTTCGGTCAGGAAATGAAAAAAGAAAAAGATTTCATCGAGGTCCGACAAAAAGTAGGATTGCTCTTTCAAAATGCCGATGACCAGCTCTTCTGCCCCACTGTCCTGGAGGATGTGGCCTTCGGTCCTCTGAATCAGGGAAAAACCCCGGCTGAAGCCATTGAGATTGCCCGAAATACCATGGCGAACCTGGGACTGGCTGGCTTCGAAGACCGGGTAACCTATAAACTATCGGGCGGCGAAAAGAAGCTGGTCTCTTTGGCCACCGTGCTGGCCATGCAACCTCAGGTCCTCCTTTTGGATGAACCCACTGCCGGATTGGATGAGGATACGAAGCACCGCCTTATCCACATTCTGCAAGATCTGACCATTCCCTTCGTCATCGTCTCTCACGAGAACGATTTCTTGCATCATACGGTGAAGGAATGCTGCCATGTGCACGCCACTTTCTGTGAAATCATACCAATAAATTAA
- a CDS encoding DUF4198 domain-containing protein, with protein MHILLKTLLSTCLILGFSSAAQAHFGMIMPDKAMVMQGDNPNLELTLAFCHPFEQNGMDLAKPKAFGVKSGKEKTDLLGTLQEIKVMGKEAWKASYTLKKPGVYTFYFDPQPYWEPAEDKFIIHQTKTYVAAFGEEENWDQEIGLKAEIIPLTRPFGLYAGNVFQGMVKFKGKPAANADVEVEFWNADKKVTAPNDYFFTQVVKTDKNGVFTFAVPKAGWWAFSALNEEKNAIVHEGKKKDAEYGAVLWAQFTDWPTK; from the coding sequence ATGCACATTCTGTTAAAAACCCTGCTGAGCACATGTCTTATCCTGGGTTTCAGTTCGGCCGCCCAGGCCCATTTCGGTATGATCATGCCTGATAAAGCCATGGTGATGCAGGGGGACAACCCCAATCTGGAACTGACCCTGGCCTTCTGCCATCCCTTTGAGCAGAATGGTATGGATCTGGCCAAACCCAAAGCCTTTGGCGTCAAGTCCGGGAAAGAGAAAACCGATCTCCTCGGCACACTTCAAGAGATCAAGGTGATGGGCAAAGAGGCCTGGAAGGCTTCCTACACTTTGAAGAAACCCGGCGTCTACACCTTTTATTTTGATCCTCAACCGTATTGGGAACCGGCTGAAGATAAGTTCATCATCCACCAGACCAAGACATATGTCGCCGCTTTCGGAGAAGAAGAGAACTGGGACCAGGAAATAGGCCTCAAGGCCGAAATAATCCCTCTGACCCGGCCCTTTGGCCTCTATGCTGGCAATGTCTTTCAGGGTATGGTCAAATTTAAAGGTAAACCCGCGGCCAACGCCGATGTGGAAGTGGAATTTTGGAATGCCGATAAGAAAGTGACTGCGCCCAATGACTATTTCTTTACCCAGGTGGTGAAAACCGACAAGAACGGCGTTTTTACCTTTGCCGTGCCCAAGGCGGGTTGGTGGGCCTTTTCCGCCTTAAATGAAGAAAAAAATGCCATAGTCCACGAGGGGAAGAAGAAAGACGCGGAATACGGCGCCGTCCTCTGGGCCCAGTTTACCGACTGGCCAACGAAATAG
- a CDS encoding transporter, whose product MKCVRYFFIVMFMLLLMTPKPGWVAQEAAGSAKETAASAEKEAGKGEETSGRGEGFETKAEETKEGEECPATFGPIITDTAVPIDKGGFAIQPTFGMGFVVDSLTPNWRRETAGGNFKSFGMEWKFTYGLWDNLESFVVIPYTHNWAGDVNEPGPNGERSADYGGLGDINLTLKYRLVEETEKRPTVTALFATDFPTGKFRHLNPGNLGTDEIGGGAYVFTTGLNLSKYMRPFIVYGNLWYSVQTDYSSDDGRQHPRDCVTLNLAAEYPMTKKWVALLEFVSCWDGGRLFGHKSNTPPGALVSVVPGIEYMATDKFSLALGLNIDMVGKNTDATITPLLSMVYAF is encoded by the coding sequence ATGAAGTGTGTGCGCTATTTTTTTATCGTAATGTTCATGTTGCTGCTGATGACGCCCAAGCCGGGGTGGGTAGCCCAAGAGGCTGCCGGATCTGCCAAAGAAACAGCGGCCTCTGCTGAAAAGGAAGCAGGGAAGGGAGAGGAAACATCAGGCCGCGGCGAAGGCTTCGAGACCAAGGCCGAGGAAACCAAAGAAGGCGAGGAATGCCCGGCCACCTTCGGTCCCATCATTACTGATACGGCGGTGCCTATAGATAAGGGCGGTTTTGCCATCCAACCTACTTTTGGCATGGGCTTCGTCGTCGATTCCTTAACCCCAAACTGGCGGAGGGAAACGGCAGGAGGAAATTTCAAATCGTTTGGCATGGAATGGAAATTTACCTATGGCCTTTGGGATAACCTGGAGAGCTTTGTAGTCATTCCCTATACCCATAATTGGGCCGGCGATGTTAATGAGCCCGGCCCCAACGGGGAGCGATCGGCAGATTATGGAGGTCTGGGGGATATTAACCTCACGCTGAAATACCGGCTGGTGGAGGAAACGGAAAAGCGACCGACTGTAACCGCTTTGTTTGCCACGGATTTTCCCACCGGCAAGTTTAGACATCTCAATCCCGGCAATTTAGGCACGGACGAAATTGGCGGTGGCGCCTATGTCTTTACCACCGGATTGAACCTGTCAAAATATATGCGGCCCTTTATTGTGTACGGTAATCTCTGGTACTCGGTCCAGACTGATTACAGCAGCGACGATGGCCGCCAACATCCACGGGACTGTGTAACCCTCAATCTGGCCGCCGAGTATCCCATGACCAAGAAATGGGTAGCACTGCTGGAATTCGTCAGCTGTTGGGACGGTGGTCGACTCTTCGGTCATAAATCTAACACGCCGCCGGGCGCCCTGGTTTCCGTCGTTCCGGGCATCGAATACATGGCTACAGATAAATTTTCTCTGGCATTAGGGTTAAATATTGACATGGTGGGCAAGAACACCGACGCCACTATTACGCCCTTGTTATCCATGGTTTATGCTTTTTGA
- the cbiQ gene encoding cobalt ECF transporter T component CbiQ, whose protein sequence is MSPIQESFSEGASLAHRLDPRGKIVVAALFAVLLAVSQSYVATLGGLGLALIWLALARLPLKQVAGRLLLVNTFIIFLWIILPVTYPGEPLGQIGPLTVSRQGLIFTGLITLKSNAIIIGLIALIATVPIVTLGQAMHNLRLPEKLCHLLLFTYRYLYVFEQEFHRLVQAMKVRGFQPRTNLHTYRSYAYLAAMLLVRSYDRADRVFQAMLCRGFHGVFYSLRSFSWHRRDVVFVTVSLLALVAVLFLEWRTPHDAVRI, encoded by the coding sequence ATGAGTCCTATTCAGGAGTCGTTTTCAGAAGGCGCTTCTCTGGCGCACCGCCTGGACCCACGCGGCAAGATTGTCGTGGCCGCCCTCTTTGCGGTATTACTAGCGGTTTCGCAAAGTTATGTTGCGACCCTGGGGGGCTTGGGACTGGCTCTGATCTGGCTGGCCCTGGCGCGGCTGCCGCTGAAACAAGTGGCAGGCCGGTTATTGCTCGTGAATACCTTTATTATTTTTCTGTGGATTATCTTGCCTGTTACCTATCCGGGAGAGCCGCTGGGGCAGATCGGACCGCTGACCGTCAGCCGCCAGGGTTTGATTTTTACCGGTTTGATCACTTTGAAATCCAATGCCATTATCATCGGCCTGATTGCCCTGATCGCTACGGTGCCGATCGTCACTCTGGGACAGGCCATGCATAACCTGCGGCTCCCCGAAAAGCTGTGCCATCTATTGTTGTTTACCTACCGCTATCTCTATGTTTTTGAGCAGGAATTTCACCGGCTGGTCCAGGCCATGAAAGTCCGGGGTTTTCAGCCGCGCACCAATCTTCATACCTATCGCAGCTACGCCTATCTGGCCGCCATGCTGCTGGTGCGCAGTTATGACCGGGCCGACCGCGTGTTTCAAGCCATGCTGTGCCGGGGCTTCCACGGGGTCTTTTATAGTCTGCGAAGCTTTTCCTGGCACCGCCGTGATGTGGTTTTCGTGACCGTTTCCCTCCTGGCCCTGGTAGCAGTCCTTTTTCTGGAGTGGCGAACCCCCCATGATGCGGTGAGGATCTGA